In one Rutidosis leptorrhynchoides isolate AG116_Rl617_1_P2 chromosome 8, CSIRO_AGI_Rlap_v1, whole genome shotgun sequence genomic region, the following are encoded:
- the LOC139865029 gene encoding sulfite oxidase-like, giving the protein MPGLRAPSNYSEEPPRHPALKINAKQPFNAEPPRKALVSSYVTPTDFFYKRSHGPIPVVDDIERYSVSFNGLIEKPKELFMKDIMSLPKYTVTATLQCAGNRRTAMSKTRTVRGVGWDCAALGNAIWGGAKLADVLELVGIHKFTNTTPSGGKHVEFVSVDRCKEENGGPYKASIPLSQATNPEADVLLAYEMNGETLNRDHGYPLRVVVPGVIGARSVKWLDSINIDSQVCQGFFMQKDYKMFPPSVNWDNIDWSTRRPQMDFPVQSAICSLEDMNVGLNGKITIKGYAVSGGGRGIERVDISTDGGKTWKEASRYQKPGLPYIADEEKSDKWAWVLFETEVVVHSNTEIVAKAIDTAANVQPEKVEDIWNLRGILNTSWHRVHVQPRRSNM; this is encoded by the exons atgcCTGGACTCAGAGCACCATCTAACTATTCAGAAGAACCGCCACGTCATCCTGCTCTCAAAATCAACGCTAAG CAACCCTTTAATGCCGAGCCACCACGTAAAGCTTTGGTTTCTTCTTATGTGACTCCTACTGATTTCTTCTACAAGAGAAGCCATGGACCAATACCTGTTGTTGATGACATAGAGAG ATATAGTGTGTCTTTCAATGGGCTAATTGAGAAACCAAAAGAGCTTTTTATGAAAGATATTAT GAGTCTTCCAAAATATACTGTAACTGCTACTTTACAG TGTGCTGGAAATAGAAGAACTGCAATGAGCAAAACCAGAACTGTAAGAGGAGTTGGGTGGGATTGTGCCGCCTTAGGAAATG CAATTTGGGGTGGAGCAAAACTTGCAGATGTACTTGAACTAGTTGGTATACACAAATTTACAAATACCACACCGTCGGGTGGAAAACATGTTGAATTTGTGAGCGTTGACAGGTGTAAG GAGGAGAATGGTGGTCCTTACAAGGCATCGATTCCATTAAGTCAGGCAACAAACCCCGAAGCTGATGTTTTGCTTGCTTATGAAATGAATGGAGAG ACTCTTAACAGGGATCATGGGTATCCATTAAGAGTAGTTGTCCCAGGTGTTATTGGTGCTCGTTCTGTGAAATGGCTGGATAGCATCAATATCGACTCCCAAGTTTGCCAG GGATTCTTTATGCAAAAAGACTACAAAATGTTTCCACCTTCTGTAAATTGGGACAACATTGATTGGTCTACGAGAAGACCGCAAATGGATTTCCCTGTCCAG AGTGCAATATGCTCCTTGGAGGACATGAATGTTGGGTTGAACGGAAAG ATAACTATAAAAGGATATGCAGTTTCAGGAGGCGGGCGTGGAATTGAGCGTGTTGATATATCAACTGACGGGGGTAAAACCTGGAAAGAGGCATCTAGATACCAAAAGCCAGGTCTCCCATACATAGCCGATGAAGAAAAAAGCGATAAATGGGCTTGGGTACTTTTTGAAACTGAGGTTGTTGTACACTCAAATACAGAGATAGTTGCCAAAGCA ATAGACACAGCTGCAAATGTCCAACCTGAAAAGGTTGAAGACATCTGGAACTTGAGAGGGATCTTAAATACATCATGGCATCGTGTTCATGTGCAACCTAGGCGCTCAAACATGTAA